In a single window of the Pseudodesulfovibrio profundus genome:
- a CDS encoding Maf family protein — MNNTATGPFQSEKEIVLASGSPRRKELLQGLGLDLTIQPSTLDEPLPEDDESPQEYALRMAEMKTRDVANQHPDATVIGADTIVVLNDRIMGKPHNEEDALNMLKALAGEKHQVITAFCIILDNSKAVTQAVVTDVYMRESSDKELLGYIATGEPVDKAGAYAIQGIGTFLVKDIKGSYTNVVGLPLTEVIETLVQWRVIAAR; from the coding sequence ATGAACAATACAGCTACCGGACCATTTCAATCAGAAAAAGAAATCGTTTTGGCCTCTGGGTCACCCAGACGAAAAGAACTGCTCCAAGGGCTTGGGCTGGATTTAACAATTCAGCCAAGCACATTGGATGAGCCATTGCCTGAAGATGATGAGTCCCCACAAGAATATGCTTTGCGTATGGCGGAGATGAAAACCCGTGATGTGGCAAACCAGCATCCAGATGCAACAGTAATTGGTGCCGATACCATCGTTGTTTTGAATGACAGGATAATGGGCAAGCCACACAATGAAGAAGATGCGTTGAACATGCTCAAGGCATTAGCGGGTGAAAAACATCAGGTAATTACAGCATTCTGCATTATTCTCGACAACAGCAAGGCCGTAACACAGGCTGTGGTGACAGATGTTTACATGCGGGAATCAAGTGATAAGGAGTTGCTCGGATATATCGCCACAGGGGAACCCGTGGATAAAGCCGGAGCATATGCCATTCAGGGGATTGGAACCTTTCTCGTTAAGGATATCAAAGGATCCTATACGAATGTTGTTGGATTACCTCTTACAGAGGTGATTGAGACCCTGGTTCAGTGGAGAGTGATTGCAGCCAGATAG
- a CDS encoding OmpA/MotB family protein, translating into MQDNRQGPNMNFTSFNQFESSSPARGMNDWAVPWADLMMVMFVLFVVLFIYASTHQDVKILFSQQSADEARSTSTLDPLIGLIGQLSSRADINGNGDVVQVGDKDVLYRSRADGVTVVRENGDQIRITLRGALFFQPGSAALNPDAGQYIREIAEIVQLRIGTVHVIGFSSEDEATGKGAFTLSTDRAAEVAELLMTRFDVSEKRMVITGRGPYQPELPETSATNNSLNRRVEIVITNAK; encoded by the coding sequence ATGCAGGATAATAGGCAAGGACCAAATATGAACTTTACTTCTTTCAATCAATTTGAAAGCAGCTCGCCTGCTCGTGGCATGAATGACTGGGCTGTACCCTGGGCAGATTTGATGATGGTGATGTTTGTCCTGTTTGTTGTTCTGTTTATTTACGCCAGCACTCACCAGGATGTTAAGATTCTGTTTAGCCAGCAGAGCGCAGATGAAGCACGATCGACAAGTACGCTCGATCCACTCATTGGTCTTATTGGTCAGCTTTCCAGTAGGGCGGATATCAATGGTAATGGCGATGTCGTTCAAGTGGGAGACAAGGATGTGCTGTATCGCTCTCGGGCAGATGGCGTAACCGTTGTCCGCGAAAATGGTGATCAAATACGAATCACATTGCGTGGAGCTTTGTTCTTTCAGCCGGGCAGTGCCGCTCTGAACCCTGATGCAGGTCAGTATATCCGAGAAATAGCCGAAATCGTGCAGCTTCGAATTGGTACCGTGCACGTAATAGGCTTTTCATCTGAAGATGAGGCTACAGGAAAAGGTGCATTCACTCTTTCCACAGATCGTGCCGCCGAGGTTGCCGAGTTACTCATGACACGTTTTGATGTTTCAGAAAAACGAATGGTCATTACGGGCCGTGGACCTTACCAGCCCGAATTGCCGGAAACATCCGCGACCAATAACTCGCTGAACAGACGTGTTGAAATCGTCATTACCAACGCCAAATGA